In a single window of the Amycolatopsis sp. cg5 genome:
- a CDS encoding sensor histidine kinase, whose product MPAEKDLTVRVIDAVRWLGLPGVVLVAALLTDLAIILPASFDDLGPRGADLWALPGILGLTACALWARLRPGPAAFAGAAVLVISTVLIRYNHAPLYTTLLANISFAESVAGCELVFYAVRRLKPGQAFAMVSSLVVACLMAVFGRDSNLTPGHLLESAVFGALLLGLSVIIGFQGRTEEQPAAVLKPRDPDSVATLAREHWPIIGVLSLMLFFELAAGFDGGGLRTLPIIMCSIAAALAALYTTRFPIRASVGLAVVMGLSAISTPFLQLGSGYPIQSGVPITQVAAGLIAVVFLIRYAPQRGAWLCIGLLSTVVAGAVILNASPWNRSWRRLLDPERLQPYAVMAVLLLGIAVAVGLFLKSRDSERKQVVKSAVTDAQTSERMALARELHDVVAHHVTGIVVQAQAAKMVGAQNPQVALETLDRIENAGTEALAAMRRLVRSMRGDAPTGSTDYTEQATTDLAADLRNLVESSNHGVPTRLDLRIDRQLPQEVGRSALRLVQESLTNVGKHANGAELATVVAEITNGKLYLRITDDGHGTNQRPAGGSGGYGLIGMRERVELLHGELVAGPGPLGGWSVEVWLPLEGEE is encoded by the coding sequence GTGCCGGCTGAAAAAGACCTGACCGTACGTGTGATCGACGCCGTACGGTGGCTGGGGCTGCCCGGGGTCGTGCTCGTCGCCGCCCTGCTGACCGACCTCGCGATCATCCTGCCCGCTTCGTTCGACGACCTCGGACCGCGCGGCGCTGATCTGTGGGCGCTGCCCGGCATTCTCGGTTTGACCGCGTGCGCGCTGTGGGCGCGGCTGCGGCCGGGGCCCGCCGCGTTCGCCGGCGCCGCGGTGCTGGTGATCTCGACGGTGCTCATCCGGTACAACCACGCCCCGCTCTACACCACCTTGCTGGCGAACATCTCGTTCGCGGAAAGCGTCGCGGGCTGCGAGCTGGTGTTCTACGCGGTGCGGCGCCTCAAGCCCGGCCAGGCCTTCGCCATGGTGAGCTCGTTGGTGGTCGCCTGCCTGATGGCGGTGTTCGGCCGCGACAGCAACCTGACGCCTGGCCACCTCCTGGAATCGGCCGTGTTCGGCGCGCTGCTGCTCGGGCTTTCCGTGATCATCGGGTTCCAGGGCCGCACGGAGGAGCAGCCTGCCGCGGTGCTGAAGCCCCGTGACCCGGATTCGGTCGCGACGCTCGCGCGTGAGCACTGGCCGATCATCGGCGTCTTGTCGCTGATGCTGTTCTTCGAGCTCGCGGCCGGGTTCGACGGCGGCGGACTGCGCACGCTGCCGATCATCATGTGCTCGATCGCGGCGGCGCTGGCGGCGCTCTACACGACGCGGTTTCCCATCCGCGCGTCCGTCGGGCTGGCCGTGGTCATGGGCCTTTCCGCGATCTCGACGCCGTTCCTCCAGCTCGGCAGTGGCTACCCGATCCAGTCCGGGGTGCCGATCACCCAGGTCGCCGCCGGGCTGATCGCCGTGGTCTTCCTGATCCGGTACGCACCGCAGCGCGGCGCGTGGCTCTGCATCGGGCTGCTGAGCACGGTGGTGGCAGGCGCGGTGATCCTCAACGCCTCCCCGTGGAACCGGAGCTGGCGACGGCTGCTCGACCCGGAGCGGCTGCAGCCGTACGCGGTCATGGCGGTGCTGCTGCTCGGTATCGCGGTGGCCGTCGGGTTGTTCCTGAAGTCGCGGGACTCCGAGCGCAAGCAGGTGGTCAAGTCCGCGGTCACCGACGCGCAGACCTCCGAGCGGATGGCGCTGGCGCGCGAGCTGCACGACGTCGTCGCGCACCACGTGACCGGGATCGTCGTGCAGGCGCAGGCCGCGAAGATGGTCGGCGCGCAGAACCCGCAGGTCGCGCTGGAGACGCTGGACCGCATTGAGAACGCGGGCACCGAGGCGCTCGCGGCGATGCGGCGGCTCGTGCGCAGCATGCGCGGCGACGCGCCGACCGGCAGCACCGACTACACCGAGCAGGCCACCACCGACCTGGCCGCCGACCTGCGGAACCTGGTCGAGTCGTCCAATCACGGCGTGCCGACCAGGCTGGACCTGCGCATCGACCGGCAGCTGCCGCAGGAGGTCGGGCGCTCGGCGCTGCGGCTGGTGCAGGAGTCGCTGACGAACGTCGGCAAGCACGCCAACGGAGCCGAGCTGGCGACCGTGGTCGCCGAGATCACCAACGGAAAGCTGTATCTGCGGATCACCGACGACGGACACGGCACCAACCAGCGGCCCGCGGGCGGTTCCGGCGGCTACGGTTTGATCGGCATGCGCGAGCGCGTCGAGCTGCTGCACGGCGAACTCGTCGCCGGGCCGGGGCCGCTCGGCGGCTGGAGCGTTGAAGTGTGGCTACCGCTTGAAGGAGAAGAGTGA
- the trmB gene encoding tRNA (guanosine(46)-N7)-methyltransferase TrmB, producing the protein MKNEGQPRLRSVVSYVQRGGRMTVGQQRAWEQHWPRLGRKVRDLEPGPIDFDAWFGRTAPVLLEIGSGMGETTSQLAAAAPELNYVAAEVYEAGLGQLMLRAENLGVENLRLINGDAVVLLTNHVEPDSLSGVRIFFPDPWPKKKHHKRRLIQPEFLALVASRLAPGGTVHMATDWEHYAEQMLEVANGEPALRNRYPDEPGGWAPRPEWRPITKFENRAHDEGRECHDLIFEKT; encoded by the coding sequence GTGAAGAACGAAGGGCAGCCACGCCTGCGCAGCGTGGTCAGCTATGTGCAGCGCGGCGGCCGGATGACCGTCGGGCAGCAGCGCGCATGGGAGCAGCACTGGCCGCGTCTCGGCCGGAAGGTCCGCGACCTGGAACCCGGTCCCATCGATTTCGATGCCTGGTTCGGCCGCACAGCGCCAGTGCTGCTGGAGATCGGGTCCGGCATGGGCGAGACGACATCTCAGCTCGCGGCCGCCGCTCCGGAACTCAATTACGTAGCCGCCGAAGTCTACGAAGCCGGTCTCGGCCAGTTGATGTTGCGCGCGGAAAATCTCGGCGTCGAAAACCTCAGGCTGATCAACGGCGACGCCGTCGTGCTGCTGACGAACCACGTCGAGCCGGATTCCCTGTCCGGCGTGCGGATCTTCTTCCCCGACCCGTGGCCGAAGAAGAAGCACCACAAGCGCAGGCTGATCCAGCCCGAGTTCCTCGCGCTGGTCGCCTCGCGGCTCGCGCCGGGCGGCACCGTCCACATGGCGACCGACTGGGAGCACTACGCCGAGCAGATGCTCGAGGTGGCCAACGGCGAGCCCGCGCTGCGCAACCGCTACCCCGACGAGCCGGGCGGCTGGGCGCCGCGGCCCGAATGGCGCCCGATCACCAAGTTCGAGAACCGCGCCCACGACGAAGGGCGCGAGTGCCACGACCTGATCTTCGAAAAGACGTAG
- a CDS encoding amidohydrolase family protein: MSRRFRAPVVLPADPSCSLLRDAVVDVDDDGRISYVGTAADAPDAAGAEVVQLSGILTPGLINTHAHSPMALLRGMGGDLPLLRWLQEIIWPVEAKLVPSDVRTGMLLGSVEMLRHGVTTSAEMYFEGEQIADAALTTGSRVLIGPPVMDIPGMDWRAQLAGIDAWIDADGLRFGAGDRVELTYGPHSAYTLGEEALRLTAESANARGALVQIHVAEAANEDEHVRKEHGSVPLLLEKVGMLAGRVVAAHAIHLSDEDIALFAKYGTGVGHCPGSNAKLASGFSRLVDLRNAGVHVGLGTDGPASNDDLDLWEEMQLAPMFQRLVKQDSTILTAADSFLLATRGGANALGRDDIGVLEAGRWADMVHIGTDGPAFFAGLDVPDEQLISNLVWASGSRNVRDVWVAGDQVVADGESTRVDRAKIQADAQALSARLRSA; the protein is encoded by the coding sequence ATGTCACGTCGATTCCGAGCTCCCGTTGTCCTGCCCGCCGACCCGTCCTGTTCGCTCCTGCGCGATGCGGTGGTGGACGTCGACGACGATGGCCGGATCTCCTACGTCGGCACCGCCGCGGACGCACCCGACGCGGCGGGCGCCGAAGTCGTCCAGCTCAGCGGCATCCTCACGCCGGGCCTGATCAACACGCACGCGCACAGCCCGATGGCGCTGCTGCGCGGCATGGGCGGCGACCTGCCGCTGCTGCGCTGGCTGCAGGAGATCATCTGGCCGGTCGAGGCCAAGCTGGTGCCGTCGGACGTCAGGACCGGCATGCTGCTCGGCTCCGTCGAGATGCTGCGCCACGGCGTCACCACCAGCGCCGAGATGTACTTCGAGGGCGAGCAGATCGCCGACGCCGCGCTGACCACCGGCAGCCGCGTCCTGATCGGCCCGCCGGTGATGGACATCCCCGGCATGGACTGGCGTGCCCAGCTCGCCGGCATCGACGCCTGGATCGACGCCGACGGCCTCCGCTTCGGCGCCGGCGACCGCGTCGAGCTCACCTACGGCCCGCACTCGGCGTACACGCTGGGCGAAGAGGCGCTGCGCCTGACCGCCGAGTCGGCCAACGCGCGTGGCGCCTTGGTGCAGATTCACGTCGCCGAGGCCGCGAACGAGGACGAGCACGTCCGCAAGGAGCACGGCTCGGTGCCGCTGCTGCTGGAGAAGGTCGGCATGCTCGCCGGCCGCGTCGTCGCCGCGCACGCGATCCACCTGTCCGACGAGGACATCGCGCTGTTCGCCAAGTACGGCACCGGCGTCGGCCACTGCCCCGGCTCGAACGCCAAGCTCGCCTCGGGCTTCTCAAGGCTCGTCGACCTGCGCAATGCGGGCGTGCACGTCGGACTCGGCACCGACGGCCCGGCGTCCAACGACGACCTCGACCTCTGGGAAGAGATGCAGCTGGCGCCCATGTTCCAGCGCCTGGTCAAGCAGGACTCGACCATCCTCACCGCCGCCGACTCCTTCCTGCTCGCCACCCGCGGCGGCGCCAACGCGCTCGGCCGCGACGACATCGGCGTGCTCGAAGCGGGCCGCTGGGCCGACATGGTCCACATCGGCACCGACGGCCCCGCCTTCTTCGCGGGCCTCGACGTGCCGGACGAGCAGCTGATCTCGAACCTGGTCTGGGCCTCGGGCTCGCGCAACGTCCGCGACGTCTGGGTCGCAGGCGACCAGGTCGTCGCCGACGGCGAGTCGACCCGCGTCGACCGGGCCAAGATCCAGGCCGACGCTCAGGCCCTGTCGGCGAGGCTTCGGTCGGCCTAA
- a CDS encoding ABC transporter ATP-binding protein translates to MIEAARLTKRYGDVLAVDDLSFTVSPGRVTGFLGPNGAGKSTTMRMILGVDAPTDGHVEIDGRPYRELDRPLRTVGALLDASARHPGRTARDHLRWLAATNDLPVKRVDEVLALVGLSSVAKKRAGQYSLGMLQRLGIAGALLGDPRVLLFDEPVNGLDPEGIAWIRQLMHALAAEGRTIFVSSHLLPEMAQTAQDLVVIGKGKLIYQGTTEEFVARATGTGVRVRSPQLPELRTALTEAGASFREEDGALLVSDMDSDAIGELAFRAGATLHELSPAQGSLETAFLQLTGDAVEYHATEATR, encoded by the coding sequence ATGATCGAGGCGGCAAGGCTGACCAAGCGCTACGGCGACGTGCTCGCGGTGGACGACCTCTCGTTCACGGTGAGCCCCGGCCGGGTGACCGGCTTCCTGGGCCCGAACGGGGCGGGCAAGTCCACCACCATGCGGATGATCCTCGGGGTCGACGCGCCCACCGACGGCCACGTCGAGATCGACGGCAGGCCGTACCGCGAACTCGATCGTCCATTGCGGACGGTCGGCGCGCTGCTCGACGCCTCGGCCAGGCATCCGGGGCGCACCGCGCGCGACCATCTGCGCTGGCTGGCCGCGACCAACGACCTGCCGGTCAAGCGGGTCGACGAGGTGCTCGCGCTGGTCGGGCTCTCCTCGGTCGCCAAGAAACGGGCCGGTCAGTATTCGCTCGGCATGCTGCAGCGCCTCGGCATCGCGGGCGCTCTGCTGGGTGACCCGAGGGTGCTGCTGTTCGACGAGCCGGTCAACGGGCTCGACCCCGAGGGCATCGCCTGGATCCGGCAGCTGATGCACGCGCTCGCCGCCGAGGGCCGGACGATCTTCGTGTCCAGCCATCTGCTGCCGGAGATGGCGCAGACCGCGCAGGACCTGGTGGTGATCGGCAAGGGCAAGCTGATCTACCAGGGCACCACCGAGGAGTTCGTCGCACGCGCGACCGGCACCGGGGTGCGCGTGCGCAGCCCGCAGCTGCCTGAGCTGCGCACGGCGCTGACCGAGGCGGGCGCGAGCTTCCGTGAGGAGGACGGCGCGCTGCTGGTGTCCGATATGGACAGTGACGCGATCGGCGAGCTCGCCTTCCGCGCTGGCGCCACCCTGCACGAACTCAGCCCGGCACAGGGCTCGCTGGAGACGGCGTTCCTGCAGCTGACCGGCGACGCCGTCGAGTACCACGCCACGGAGGCCACCCGATGA
- a CDS encoding ABC transporter ATP-binding protein, which translates to MLSGRGLVKRYGDQHALAGIDIDIAPGDAVAIVGPSGSGKTSLLHVLAGIIKADAGEIYLAGQRIDQLGEKKRSELRRSEFGFVFQSGMLVSELTAEENVALPRLLGGTSRKEAISGAREWLTRLGLQGKEGRRPGELSGGEAQRVAIARALTHRPKVIFADEPTGALDTRTGRATMDALLVAAADSGAAVIVVTHDREIAESMPRTVAIRDGLIATRVAA; encoded by the coding sequence GTGCTCTCCGGACGCGGGCTGGTGAAGCGGTACGGCGACCAGCACGCGCTCGCCGGTATCGACATCGACATCGCGCCGGGTGACGCGGTCGCCATCGTCGGCCCGTCCGGCTCGGGCAAGACTTCACTGCTGCACGTGCTCGCGGGCATCATCAAGGCCGACGCGGGCGAGATCTACCTTGCCGGGCAACGGATCGACCAGCTCGGCGAGAAGAAGCGCAGCGAACTGCGGCGCAGCGAATTCGGCTTCGTCTTCCAGTCGGGCATGCTCGTTTCCGAACTGACGGCCGAAGAGAACGTCGCGCTGCCGAGGCTGCTCGGCGGAACCTCGCGCAAGGAAGCCATCTCCGGCGCCCGCGAGTGGCTCACCCGATTGGGGTTACAGGGCAAGGAAGGTCGTCGGCCAGGCGAGCTCTCCGGCGGTGAGGCGCAGCGCGTCGCCATCGCACGCGCGCTGACGCACCGGCCGAAGGTGATCTTCGCCGACGAGCCGACCGGCGCGCTCGACACCCGCACCGGCCGCGCCACCATGGACGCGCTGCTCGTCGCCGCCGCCGACTCCGGCGCCGCGGTCATCGTCGTCACGCACGACCGCGAGATCGCCGAGTCGATGCCGCGCACCGTCGCCATCAGGGACGGCCTGATCGCCACGAGGGTCGCGGCATGA
- a CDS encoding ABC transporter ATP-binding protein, which yields MIEAVGLTKRYGKTLAVNNLSFSVPAGEVTGFLGPNGAGKSTTMRMILGLDNPTSGQVRIGGKLYHELKHPLRSVGALLDAKWVHPNRSARAHLMWMAKSNKIPARRVDEVLETVGLTAVANKRAGGFSLGMSQRLGIAAALLGDPEVLLFDEPVNGLDPEGILWIRKFMHRLAEEGRTVFVSSHLLSEMALTASQLIVIGKGQLISQSSTEEFVARAAENTVKVRSPQLPQLRQALLNASASIVDEESAIVVSGLDSAKIGELAANNGLVLHELSPQVGSLEQAFMQITGDSVEYHTGLENVA from the coding sequence ATGATCGAGGCAGTGGGCCTCACCAAGCGGTACGGCAAGACGCTGGCAGTGAACAACCTGTCGTTCAGCGTCCCCGCCGGTGAAGTGACCGGGTTTCTCGGCCCCAACGGCGCCGGGAAGTCGACCACCATGCGGATGATCCTGGGGCTGGACAACCCCACCTCGGGTCAGGTGCGCATCGGCGGCAAGCTCTACCACGAACTCAAGCACCCGCTCCGCTCGGTCGGCGCGCTGCTCGACGCGAAATGGGTGCACCCCAACCGCTCGGCGCGCGCTCACCTGATGTGGATGGCGAAGTCGAACAAGATCCCGGCCCGTCGCGTCGACGAGGTGCTGGAGACGGTCGGCCTGACCGCGGTCGCGAACAAGCGGGCAGGCGGGTTCTCGCTGGGTATGTCGCAGCGGCTGGGGATCGCCGCCGCGCTGCTGGGCGACCCGGAGGTGCTGCTGTTCGACGAGCCGGTGAACGGGCTCGACCCGGAGGGCATCCTCTGGATCCGCAAGTTCATGCACCGCTTGGCCGAGGAAGGCCGCACGGTCTTCGTTTCGAGCCACCTGCTCTCGGAGATGGCGCTGACCGCGTCTCAGCTGATCGTGATCGGCAAGGGGCAGCTGATCTCGCAGAGCTCGACCGAGGAATTCGTCGCCAGGGCGGCCGAGAACACCGTCAAGGTGCGCTCGCCTCAGCTTCCGCAGCTGCGCCAGGCGCTGCTCAACGCCAGCGCGTCCATTGTGGACGAGGAGTCGGCGATCGTGGTGTCCGGTTTGGACAGTGCGAAGATCGGCGAGCTGGCCGCGAACAACGGACTCGTGCTGCACGAGCTGAGCCCGCAGGTCGGCTCGCTGGAGCAGGCCTTCATGCAGATCACCGGTGACTCCGTCGAGTACCACACCGGCCTCGAAAACGTCGCGTGA
- a CDS encoding FtsX-like permease family protein translates to MNSFQLAMRVLRVDRRTRTSAILTAVGVAIATALVLLLVALPFATKARDTRAVWQEKDYSSQNAASPQLLFAKSTDYVNGKKFVRVDVALKDPSAPVALPPGVPKFPAPGETIVSPGLGRLIHDLPLSQLGDRFGPQLAGSLGDDALRSPEQLVALVGHTPDTMPKAAKPVGGFKQGTASADPMLTLLAGVGVIVLMVPSLVLVGSSTRLTAARREKRLAAFRLAGATPGQVTKIVAAEMALSAVGGAALGLLLSPALHGLATFVPWDGGTWQADDFTLPIGVTAALIAGLVSLVLLAAVISMRRVLSTPIGAAASHARKPLHWWRLLALPAAGAVFLAAILMAKDADGPQYIFLGLALLVGSAALVGPWVTSGVGGTFVRIWRKPSSLLAGRRLRDDPKGAYRASAGVVLAVFTGSMALTLLPSFESLAGSSMPYQDSVLFVPVEPEEAAQVVEKTNASLEKYGQPERAVVVPTVFVATADGTKRSALVIECAKIEEITRFKVTGGCPGVPALFSTYPTKAENAKVSGDSEKQGVPLTGVAAAKTIVPTGQHIYTSLIIDPALVPKDVPVGQYSESSVVVPGTGNREVVRTALAGAAGGNQVDSREGKLDRQQTELDDLRRVTVIGLIVAAMLAGASAAVATAGSVMDRRRTFGALIAAGTPVSVLSRALRMEAALPAMVATIGAGVIGTLVGVGLFSLANEGPVVLSPWLAAPIVLGIGVALLAASVCTPALKRVRAEPLADE, encoded by the coding sequence ATGAATTCGTTCCAGCTCGCGATGCGCGTGCTGCGCGTCGACCGCCGCACCAGGACGTCCGCGATACTGACCGCGGTCGGCGTCGCGATCGCGACCGCGCTGGTGCTGCTGCTGGTGGCCCTCCCTTTCGCGACGAAGGCCCGCGACACCCGTGCGGTGTGGCAGGAGAAGGACTACAGCTCCCAGAACGCGGCCTCGCCGCAACTGCTGTTCGCGAAGAGCACGGACTACGTCAACGGCAAGAAGTTCGTCCGTGTGGACGTGGCGCTCAAAGACCCTTCGGCGCCTGTCGCCCTTCCTCCCGGTGTGCCGAAGTTCCCCGCGCCTGGCGAGACCATCGTTTCGCCGGGACTGGGCAGGCTGATCCACGACCTCCCGCTGTCCCAGCTGGGTGACCGGTTCGGCCCGCAGCTGGCGGGCTCGCTCGGTGACGACGCGCTGCGCTCGCCGGAACAGCTCGTCGCGCTCGTCGGGCACACGCCGGACACCATGCCGAAGGCGGCCAAGCCGGTCGGCGGTTTCAAGCAGGGCACGGCGTCGGCCGACCCGATGCTGACCCTGCTCGCGGGTGTCGGCGTGATCGTGCTGATGGTGCCGAGCCTGGTGCTGGTCGGCTCGTCGACGAGGCTGACGGCGGCCAGGCGTGAGAAGCGGCTCGCGGCCTTCCGGCTGGCGGGCGCCACGCCGGGCCAGGTGACCAAGATCGTCGCGGCCGAGATGGCGTTGTCCGCGGTCGGCGGCGCGGCGCTCGGGCTGCTGCTCAGTCCCGCGCTGCACGGACTCGCCACGTTCGTGCCGTGGGACGGCGGAACCTGGCAAGCGGACGACTTCACCCTGCCGATCGGGGTGACCGCCGCGCTGATCGCCGGTCTGGTCTCGCTGGTGCTGCTGGCCGCCGTGATCAGCATGCGCCGGGTGCTCTCGACACCGATCGGCGCGGCCGCGTCACACGCACGCAAACCGTTGCACTGGTGGCGTTTGCTCGCGCTGCCCGCGGCGGGCGCGGTCTTCTTGGCCGCCATCCTGATGGCCAAGGACGCGGACGGTCCGCAGTACATCTTCCTCGGTCTGGCCCTGCTGGTCGGTTCCGCCGCTTTGGTCGGTCCCTGGGTCACCTCCGGGGTCGGCGGGACGTTCGTGCGGATCTGGCGCAAACCGTCGAGCCTGCTCGCCGGCCGGCGGCTGCGTGACGATCCGAAGGGCGCGTATCGGGCATCCGCAGGGGTGGTGCTCGCCGTGTTCACGGGATCGATGGCGCTGACGTTGCTGCCGAGTTTCGAATCGCTGGCCGGCAGCAGCATGCCGTACCAGGACTCCGTGCTCTTCGTGCCGGTGGAGCCGGAGGAGGCCGCGCAGGTCGTCGAAAAGACCAACGCCTCGCTGGAGAAGTACGGCCAGCCCGAGCGTGCCGTCGTGGTGCCGACGGTGTTCGTGGCCACCGCTGACGGCACGAAGCGGTCGGCGCTGGTGATCGAGTGCGCCAAGATCGAGGAGATCACCCGGTTCAAGGTGACGGGTGGCTGTCCCGGTGTGCCCGCCTTGTTCAGCACCTATCCGACCAAGGCCGAGAACGCCAAGGTCTCGGGTGACTCGGAGAAGCAGGGCGTGCCGCTGACCGGCGTCGCGGCGGCCAAGACGATCGTGCCGACCGGTCAGCACATCTACACGTCGCTGATCATCGACCCGGCGCTGGTGCCGAAGGACGTGCCGGTCGGTCAGTATTCCGAGAGCAGCGTCGTGGTGCCGGGAACGGGTAACCGCGAGGTCGTCCGCACCGCGCTGGCAGGCGCCGCGGGCGGCAACCAGGTGGACAGCCGTGAGGGCAAGCTCGACCGGCAGCAGACCGAGCTCGACGATCTGCGCCGGGTGACCGTGATCGGCCTGATCGTGGCCGCGATGCTGGCGGGCGCCAGTGCCGCGGTGGCCACCGCGGGTTCGGTGATGGACCGCAGGCGCACCTTCGGCGCGCTCATCGCGGCGGGCACGCCCGTCAGCGTCCTGTCGCGGGCGTTGCGGATGGAGGCCGCGCTGCCCGCCATGGTCGCGACGATCGGCGCCGGGGTGATCGGCACGCTCGTCGGGGTCGGGCTGTTCAGCCTGGCCAATGAAGGACCGGTGGTGCTGAGCCCGTGGCTCGCCGCACCCATCGTGCTGGGCATCGGGGTCGCCCTGCTCGCCGCTTCGGTCTGCACGCCCGCGCTCAAGCGGGTCCGCGCGGAACCGCTGGCGGACGAGTAA
- a CDS encoding ABC transporter permease codes for MTLLAVERIKLFTTRSPWWCALAALAVTIGFSALITGTSDVGEFVTVSSAEFGYTFGMAVIVVLAALAVTTEYRFNTIKTTFQAVPHRGAALLAKAGVVGALAFVIGELAGFGSWGLAKLLKPEADLALNSTADWINVAGIGVVYAIAAVIALSVGILIRHSAGAISLVLIYNLAVEQLVPLIPKIGNKIHEWMPFNVAHKFLTGTGESNGSRGGDMGPPLSDSPLSPGWALAYFAGFGLVLLAISIVVAKKRDA; via the coding sequence ATGACTCTGCTCGCTGTAGAACGCATCAAGCTGTTCACCACTCGCTCGCCGTGGTGGTGCGCGCTGGCCGCGCTGGCCGTCACCATCGGCTTCTCCGCACTGATCACCGGCACTTCGGACGTCGGCGAATTCGTCACCGTGTCCAGCGCCGAATTCGGTTACACCTTCGGTATGGCCGTGATCGTGGTGCTCGCCGCGCTGGCCGTCACCACCGAATACCGCTTCAACACCATCAAGACCACGTTCCAGGCGGTGCCGCACCGGGGCGCGGCGCTGCTCGCCAAGGCTGGCGTCGTCGGGGCACTCGCCTTCGTCATCGGTGAGCTCGCCGGGTTCGGCTCGTGGGGACTGGCCAAGCTGCTCAAGCCCGAGGCCGACCTCGCGCTGAACAGCACGGCCGACTGGATCAACGTCGCGGGCATCGGCGTGGTGTACGCCATCGCCGCGGTGATCGCGCTGTCGGTCGGCATCCTGATCCGCCACAGCGCAGGCGCCATCTCGCTGGTGCTGATCTACAACCTCGCGGTGGAGCAGCTGGTCCCGCTGATCCCCAAGATCGGCAACAAGATCCACGAGTGGATGCCGTTCAACGTGGCGCACAAGTTCCTCACCGGCACCGGCGAGTCGAACGGCAGCCGGGGTGGGGACATGGGCCCGCCGCTGTCGGACTCGCCGCTGAGCCCCGGCTGGGCGCTGGCGTACTTCGCCGGGTTCGGACTGGTGCTGCTGGCCATCTCGATCGTCGTCGCCAAGAAGCGCGACGCGTAA
- a CDS encoding response regulator: MTIRVLIADDQEMVRMGFRMILSAQDDIEVVADVPDGISAVAKARELRPDVCLLDIRMPGLDGLEVTRQLAGPDVTDPLKVVVVTTFDLDEYVHKALRNGASGFLLKDAGPALLIEAVRAAERGDALVSPQVTVRLLKHFDGGQTKRDVAPPSEPLTARELDVVKAAARGLTNTEIGTELFMSLSTVKTHLAAVQGKINARNRVEIAAWAWQSGVMD; this comes from the coding sequence GTGACCATCCGGGTGCTGATCGCGGACGATCAGGAAATGGTGCGGATGGGGTTCCGCATGATTCTGTCCGCGCAGGACGACATCGAGGTCGTCGCCGACGTGCCGGACGGCATCTCCGCCGTCGCCAAGGCCCGTGAGCTGCGGCCGGACGTGTGCCTGCTCGACATCCGCATGCCGGGTCTCGACGGCCTCGAAGTCACCAGGCAGCTGGCCGGGCCGGACGTCACCGACCCGCTGAAGGTGGTCGTGGTGACGACCTTCGACCTCGACGAGTACGTCCACAAGGCGTTGCGCAACGGCGCGAGCGGCTTCCTGCTCAAGGACGCCGGGCCCGCGCTGCTGATCGAAGCCGTCCGCGCGGCCGAGCGCGGCGACGCGCTGGTGTCGCCGCAGGTCACCGTGCGGCTGCTCAAGCACTTCGACGGCGGGCAGACCAAACGTGACGTCGCGCCGCCGAGCGAGCCGCTGACCGCGCGCGAGCTGGACGTGGTGAAAGCGGCCGCACGCGGGCTGACGAACACCGAGATCGGCACCGAGTTGTTCATGTCACTGTCGACGGTGAAGACGCACCTGGCCGCCGTCCAGGGCAAGATAAACGCTCGAAATCGGGTGGAGATAGCAGCTTGGGCGTGGCAGTCGGGGGTCATGGACTGA
- a CDS encoding SDR family oxidoreductase: protein MTSDLPLALVTGASRGIGAAVAHQLEPTHRVLLGGRDAAALATVADGLPGVTPWQVDLTDFDALAARAAEITSLDVLVHSAGVADLGTIESVGVSAWRRNFEVNTLAVVELTRLLLPALRAARGHVVIINSGAGLNARAGWAPYAASKFAVRAFADALRAEEETLRVTSIYPGRTDTEMQQAIVADEGFDYDPSRYLRPDSVATAVLTAVSASRDAHLTDLTLRPGPA, encoded by the coding sequence ATGACTTCGGATCTCCCGCTCGCACTGGTCACCGGCGCCTCCCGCGGCATCGGCGCGGCAGTCGCCCACCAGCTCGAACCCACCCACCGCGTCCTGCTCGGCGGCCGCGACGCCGCCGCGCTCGCCACCGTCGCCGACGGACTCCCCGGCGTCACCCCGTGGCAGGTCGACCTCACCGACTTCGACGCACTCGCCGCCCGCGCCGCGGAGATCACCTCACTCGACGTCCTGGTGCACTCCGCGGGCGTCGCCGACCTGGGCACCATCGAATCGGTGGGCGTCTCGGCCTGGCGCAGGAACTTCGAGGTCAACACCCTCGCGGTCGTCGAACTGACCCGCCTGCTCCTGCCCGCACTGCGCGCCGCCCGCGGCCACGTCGTCATCATCAACTCAGGCGCGGGCCTCAACGCCCGCGCGGGCTGGGCCCCCTACGCCGCCAGCAAATTCGCGGTCCGCGCCTTCGCCGACGCACTCCGCGCCGAAGAAGAAACCCTCCGCGTCACCTCGATCTACCCCGGCCGCACCGACACCGAGATGCAGCAGGCCATCGTCGCCGACGAAGGCTTCGACTACGACCCGTCCCGCTACCTGCGCCCCGACTCGGTCGCCACCGCGGTCCTCACCGCCGTCTCCGCCTCACGCGACGCCCACCTCACCGACCTGACCCTGCGCCCCGGCCCCGCCTGA